The Camelina sativa cultivar DH55 chromosome 14, Cs, whole genome shotgun sequence genome includes a window with the following:
- the LOC104742744 gene encoding nuclear pore complex protein NUP50A-like, producing the protein MGDSENVQQPSKKRGALKQLSRDNPGLDDEDDSAEFETGTFKKASDEVLASRRIVRIKRKEPSATPAAAPNPFAGIQLVPTTVPASTPLVTDAPLAESKLTPAEAVVEDNQKEIDIEEGDEVDSKKVDVKDAAGEDTEKTKDEDGKRADDQVAEADVAQTVSCVTNVSNNAVEGTDQTEDPLEKDLGGVQAEKKEKEGNGIEEADKNGGTFSSFHQHSSNKNAFTGLASTEASGSSFSFGSVSLDGSTGTGSLFGFGLPSSNTSSLFGTTGSSIIKKSEGTGFPPKQEVSTETGEENEKVAFSADSIMFEYLDGGWKERGKGELKVNVSSNGGKARLVMRAKGNYRLILNASLYPEMKLASMDKKGITFACVNSVSEGKEGLSTFALKFKDPTIVEEFRVAIDNHKDSKPVEKAEEAVLPLKTPENSPTATDA; encoded by the coding sequence ATGGGGGACTCAGAAAATGTTCAGCAACCATCAAAGAAGAGAGGTGCTTTGAAGCAGTTATCTCGTGACAACCCTGGTCTTGATGATGAGGACGATTCAGCTGAATTTGAGACTGGAACTTTCAAGAAGGCAAGTGATGAGGTATTGGCAAGTAGAAGAATTGTCCGAATTAAGCGTAAGGAGCCATCTGCTACGCCAGCTGCAGCACCCAATCCATTTGCTGGAATTCAGTTGGTCCCTACTACTGTACCTGCTTCAACTCCTCTGGTAACAGATGCACCTCTGGCCGAGTCAAAATTGACTCCAGCCGAAGCAGTGGTTGAGGATAATCAAAAGGAAATTGATATTGAGGAGGGTGATGAAGTGGACAGTAAGAAGGTTGATGTCAAAGATGCTGCTGGGGAAGACACTGAAAAGACTAAAGATGAGGATGGTAAGCGTGCTGATGACCAAGTTGCTGAGGCTGATGTAGCTCAGACCGTCTCATGTGTCACAAACGTTAGCAACAACGCGGTTGAAGGAACAGATCAAACTGAAGATCCTCTTGAGAAGGATTTAGGAGGTGTTCAGgctgagaaaaaagaaaaagagggcAACGGAATCGAAGAAGCAGATAAGAACGGCGGCACTTTCAGTTCATTCCACCAGCATTCAAGTAACAAAAACGCATTCACCGGACTTGCCAGTACAGAGGCTTCTGGTTCATCGTTCTCATTTGGTTCGGTTTCTCTGGATGGTTCAACTGGTACTGGGTCTCTCTTTGGCTTTGGCCTTCCAAGCAGCAATACCTCTTCTCTATTTGGTACAACTGGATCTTCCATTATCAAAAAGAGCGAAGGTACTGGGTTTCCACCAAAGCAAGAGGTTTCCACAGAAACAggagaagagaatgagaaagtTGCCTTCTCTGCTGACTCGATTATGTTTGAATATCTTGATGGAGGATGGAAAGAGCGTGGGAAAGGAGAACTCAAGGTAAACGTCTCCAGTAATGGTGGTAAAGCAAGATTAGTTATGAGAGCTAAAGGAAACTACAGATTGATCTTGAACGCGAGTCTGTACCCAGAAATGAAACTTGCAAGTATGGATAAAAAAGGAATCACATTCGCTTGTGTGAATAGTGTAAGCGAAGGCAAAGAAGGTCTCTCTACATTTGCACTGAAGTTCAAAGACCCGACAATCGTGGAAGAGTTTCGTGTAGCCATTGACAATCATAAAGACAGTAAACCAGTGGAGAAAGCAGAAGAAGCAGTTCTGCCTCTGAAGACACCTGAGAACTCTCCAACAGCTACAGATGCttga